A region from the Rhinoderma darwinii isolate aRhiDar2 chromosome 2, aRhiDar2.hap1, whole genome shotgun sequence genome encodes:
- the LOC142740735 gene encoding glycoprotein-N-acetylgalactosamine 3-beta-galactosyltransferase 1-like: MALLFGKTSWLAFNLGMLVGFSTIFLLLHSIINSFRIEAPLAIRSWKKAEDLSRLGKLPHTHHTGNSKVSDDLSHKVRILCWIMTGPSNLDTKAIHLKYSWTRHCNVALFMSSTTNDTFPTIGLDTKEGRDQLYWKTIRAFQYVHKNYLDQADWFFKADDDTYVVVENLRWMLSNYTSDEPVYFGKRFKPFAKQGYMSGGAGYVLSKEALNRFVEGFRTGACQHRTSVEDLALGQCMEKMGVIAGDSRDTEKRETFHPFPPESHLTEHFDKSYWYWSYCLYPIVEGPQCCSDLAISFHYVDPTLMHILEYFVYHLRAFGYKYRYQPPLPEAAERLPLHYEEKPATEESPINTNETST, translated from the exons ATGGCATTACTTTTTGGCAAGACTTCATGGCTGGCATTCAATCTTGGCATGCTTGTGGGCTTCTCCACCATATTTCTTCTGCTGCACAGCATCATTAACAGTTTCAGAATTGAGGCACCTTTAGCAATTCGCTCTTGGAAAAAAGCTGAGGACTTGTCTCGGTTGGGGAAGCTCCCTCATACTCACCATACAG GTAACAGCAAAGTAAGTGATGATCTATCACACAAAGTCAGAATACTTTGCTGGATCATGACTGGACCAAGTAACCTGGATACCAAAGCCATTCATCTAAAGTACTCTTGGACCCGTCACTGCAATGTTGCACTTTTCATGAGTTCCACCACCAATGACACCTTCCCTACAATTGGATTAGATACCAAAGAAGGACGGGATCAGCTTTACTGGAAAACAATTCGAGCTTTTCAATATGTACACAAGAACTACCTTGATCAAGCTGACTGGTTTTTTAAAGCGGATGATGACACATATGTTGTGGTGGAAAATTTGCGTTGGATGCTCTCAAATTATACTTCCGACGAGCCTGTCTATTTTGGAAAGCGCTTCAAACCATTTGCCAAGCAGGGCTACATGAGTGGTGGAGCTGGTTATGTACTTAGCAAGGAAGCTCTTAACAGATTTGTGGAAGGATTCCGTACTGGAGCCTGCCAACACAGAACATCTGTGGAGGATTTAGCACTGGGTCAGTGTATGGAGAAAATGGGAGTTATAGCTGGAGACTCTAGGGACACTGAAAAAAGGGAAACCTTTCATCCATTTCCACCTGAATCCCATCTTACAGAACACTTTGATAAGAGCTATTGGTATTGGAGCTACTGTTTGTATCCCATTGTGGAG GGTCCACAGTGCTGCTCAGATCTGGCTATATCCTTTCATTATGTTGACCCCACATTGATGCACATTCTGGAATACTTTGTGTACCACTTGAGGGCGTTTGGATATAAGTATCGCTACCAGCCACCATTACCGGAGGCTGCAGAACGACTGCCACTGCATTATGAGGAGAAGCCTGCCACTGAAGAAAGTCCAATAAATACAAATGAAACCAGCACATGA